The Streptomyces collinus DNA segment GAAGACCGCGTTGGGGATGGCGACGACGCCGGCGCGTTCCGGCAGGCCGCGGCAGAAGGCGAAGCCGTCGCTCTCGCCGAGGGGGCGGATGTCGGTGGTGATGAAGTACGTGCCCGAGGGGCGGTAGACGCGGAAGCCCGCCTCCGCCAGGCCCGCCGCCAGCAGGTCCCGCTTGGTCAGCATGTCGGCGTGGAAGCCGGTGAAGTACGACTCGGGCAGCGAGAGGGCCTCGGCCACCGCGTACTGGAACGGGCCCGCCGAGACGTACGTCAGGTACTGCTTCGCCGAGCGCACGGCCGTGACCAGCTCCGGGGCCCCCGTCACCCAGCCGACCTTCCAGCCGGTGAACGAGAACGTCTTGCCGCTGCTGGAGATGGTCACCGTCCGCTCGCGCATCCCGGGGAACGTCGCCAGGGGTACGTGCTCGGCGTCGTCGAAGACCAGGTGCTCGTACACCTCGTCCGTCACCACCAGCAGATCGCGTTCCACGGCCAGCTCGGCGATCGCGGCCAGCTCCGCGCGCGTGAGGACCGTGCCGGTCGGGTTGTGCGGGGTGTTGATCAGCAGCAGCCGGGTGCGGTCCGTGACGGCGTCGCGCAGCTCGTCGAGGTCGAGCCGGAACCGGCCCTCGTCCTCGTGCGCCCGCAGGGTGACCGGCACCCGGCGTCCGCCCGCCATCGCGATGCACGCCGCGTAGGAGTCGTAGTAGGGCTCGAAGGCGATCACCTCGTCCCCGGGCTCCAGCAGCGCCAGCAGGGCGGCGGCGATGGCCTCCGTGGCGCCCGCGGTGACCAGGACCTCCGTGTCGGGGTCGTAGGACAGTCCGTAGCGGCGCTGCTGGTGGGCGGTGACCGCGGTCCGCAGCTCGGGGACGCCGGGGCCCGGCGGGTACTGGTTGCCGCGGCCGTCCCGCAGGGCCCGTACGGCGGCCTCCCGGATCTCCTCGGGGCCGTCGGTGTCGGGGAAGCCCTGCCCGAGGTTGATGGCGCCGGTGCTCAAGGCAAGGGCGGACATCTCGGCGAAGATCGTCGTCCCGAACTCGGCGAGCCGGCGGTTCAGGAGGGGGCGCGCGCTGGAGGTCATGCCGGTCATCCTGCGCCGAAGCTCTGGAGTTCCTCAACTTTGTGTTGGCCCGATCCGGGGCCGGGCATCACCGCCTCACGCAAGAGCGAGGCGCCCACGGGGGGCCGCTTCGGGGGAACGAAAGGAGGGTGACGCCATGATCGTAGGCATCATCCTGGCGGTGGTCGGAGTCGTACTGATCGGGGCGCTCGTCTCCCAGGCCCGCAGGGGCGGCACCCGGCGGACGACGCGTCGCGGGGCATGGGCGTCCACCGGCGGTTCGAGCAGCAATGACAGCGGCAGCAGCGGCAGCTGGTGGGTCGGCGGGGGAGACTCCGGCTCCTCCGGCGGCGGAGACAGCGGGGGGCACTCCTGCGGCGGCGGGTCGTCCTGCGGGGGTGGGGGCGGTGGCTGCGGCGGCGGAGGCAGCTGACTGACGTCGGCCTTCCTCACGGCGAGGAGCCGTATCACCGAACGCGGGGTCCGCACCTGAGCGGGCCCCGCGTCGTGTTGTCCGGGGTGCCCGGACGGACCGCTGCTCGAACGGCCGTCGGGCGGCTTCGGGCGCATCCGGGCCGCATTCCATGCCTGTCGGACAACTTGCTTCTCGTGGACCGGGGTTCGGGCGTTGCCCGCGCAACTGCTCCCGGAAAAGGGCGATTTCGAGTGGCGGCCGGAATCGCGGGCTCCCCGTGCGGCCCGGCTCCTGGGCGTGCGGCACGGCGCACCGGCGCACGCCATCCCCGGCACCGGCGCGCGCCGCAGTTGAACAGTTGAGCTGTGGAGCCCTCTGAGGGGTGGAAACCCTACGAACTTGGGTAAAAACGCTGTGATGGAGCCACCGTTCATGATTCCCTAAGTCACCGACGCAGCCCCTCGGACGTTCTGCGGACCTTCTGAAACCGGCCGACCGGTTTGACCCGGGCCGACATCCCCCGGTGCGACCGGGGCGCAGCGGACCCATCTCCCTCTCCTTGTGTGCTTGCGGAGCCGATCCATGCTCACGACCCTGAACACCTCCTACACCGACACGCGCGCGGCCGATCTCGCGTGGGCCCTGGGGCGCGAGCCACTCCCCGCACTGGCCGTGCTCGACCTCGAACTCGCGGACACCAGACTGCAGTTGCGACTCCTCGGCGCGTCCCATCAAGTCCTGCTGGAGGAAGAGCGGGGCAGCTGCTCGGAGACGGTGGCGTGCATCGCGGGCAGCAGCACCCCGCTTCCGCTCGGCGTCGCCAAGCGCGTGGGCGACTGGGAGTACGAGTTCGCGGCCCGGGTCGAGGTCCTCTCGCCCGGCTCCTTCGCGGGCCGCGCCCAGGAGTTGCTGGCCCTCGTCTCCGACCATCCGCACGGCCTCGTCGGCGTCTTCCCCGGCAGCCCGTACGCCTTCACGGCCCTGCTCGCCCAGCACCACGAGGGGCAGGTGCGGTGGCGCACCTGGCACGCCTACCCGCAGGACGGGCAGTTGGTGGCGACCCGCACGAAGGTGGGGGTGCGCGTTCCGGCGGCGGTCTCCGTCGGCTGATCCCGGCCGACCGCTGCCCGGCCCGTCGAACCGCGTGCGGCGATCCGTATACGGCGATCCGGATCTCGTACGGATATCCGGCCTCTGTAAACCAGCACCACACGTGTGGGTGACGAACCGCAGTCGAGGCGTGACGTAACGTCGCAGCGTGATCGAGCCGCACGCGCCCGCCCCGCCCGGTTGCCCGCCGCCCCGGAGCGCCCCGGGTGACTCCATCGGCCCGGCGCGACTGCCCGTCCGGCCCGGCACCGGACGGTTCCTGGTCCTCGCGGGCGTGTTCGTCTGCGCGGCCTGCGGACTCGTGTACGAGCTCGAACTCGTCGCACTGGCCTCGTACTTGATGGGCGACTCCGTCACCCAGGCGTCCGTCGTGCTGTCCGTCATGGTCTTCGCGATGGGCATCGGCTCCCTCGGCGCGAAGCGGCTGCGCCCGCTCGCCGCGGCCGGCTTCGGCGCCGTCGAGGCCGCCCTCGCGCTCGTCGGCGGGTGCAGCGCGATGGCCCTGTACGCGGTGTTCGCCTGGACCGGCGACTGGGGCGGGATGTGGGCCAACGGGCCGCGCTGTCTGCTGGTCGCCTTCTCCCTCGCCACCGGGCTGCTCATCGGCGCCGAGGTCCCGCTGCTGATGGAGCTGATCCAGCGCATCCGCCGCCAGGACGCGGGCGGCGCGGTGGCCGACCTGTCCGCCGCCGACTACGTCGGCGCCCTCGTCGGCGGCCTCGCCTTCCCCTTCCTCCTGCTGCCGTTCCTCGGCCAGTTGACCGGGGCCCTGCTCACCGGCGCGGTCAACGCGGTCGTCGGCGGCGCGCTGGTGCTCGGCCTGTTCCGCCGGGACCTGACCCGGCGCGCCCGGTGGCTGCTGCTGCTCGGCAACGCCCTCGTCCTCACGATCCTCGCCACGGCCGCCGTCCTCGTCGACGACTTCGAACGGGCCGCGCGGCAGGCGGTCTACGGCGGGGACGTCCGCGTGGCGCTCCGCACCGGGGTCCAGGAGGTCGTCCTCACCGGCGGCACGCACGGGCGGCCCCTCGCCCTGTTCCTCGACGGCCGGCTGCGCGTCAGCGAGCGTGACGAGCTGCGCTACCACGAGGCCCTCGTCCACCCCGCGATGAACGGGCCGCACGCGCGCGTGCTGATCCTCGGCGGCGGGGACGGCCTCGCCGCCCGCGAGGTGCTGCGCCACCCGGGAGTCGAACGGGTCGACGTCGTCGAACTCGACGCCGAGGTGGTCCGGCTGGCCCGCACCGACCCGGCCCTGTCCGCACTCAATGAGCACGCGTTCGGCGACCCGCGGGTCCACGTGAGGACCGAGGACGCCTTCGGCCGGCTGCGCGGCGCGACCCCGGCGGCCTACGACGTGGTCGTCTCGGACCTGCCGGATCCGCGCATCACGGCGAGCACGAAGCTGTACTCGCAGGAGTTCTACGGCCTGGCCCGGCGCGTGCTCGCCCCCGGCGGCCGGCTCGTGGTGCACACCGGCCCGGTCGCGTCCGGCCCCCGGGTCCACTGGACCGTCGAGGCGACCCTGCGTGCGGCCGGCCTGCGCACCGCCCCGTACGGCACGGGCGGCCGCCGCACCGCTTCCGACGCCGGACCCGACCGCGCCCCCGCCGACCGTTCCCGGGCGCCCCGGGACTGGCGTTTCGTCCTGGCCGCCCGCACGGACCCGCGGCTGGGGCTCGACCCGGACGGGCCGCGGCCCGGTGTCCTGACGGAGGCGTCCCTCGCCGCGGGCGAGCGGGCGGCGCGCGGTACGCGGATCGCGGGGCTGTCGGCGTCGACGCTGGTGCATCCGCGGTACTGAGGGGCCCGAACCGCCGGGCGGGGCGCGAGGATACGCCTGGCGGGGGTGGATCGGGGGTGAATCCCTCAGGCGGGGGTGCGTTTCGGGCTGTGCTGGGTAGAGTCCGTCGACATGGAGCACGAGGTGTTCGTTCCGGTTCCGGCGGAGCGGCTGAGAGAGGTGCTGGACGACCCCGCGCGGGTCGCCCGGGCTGTTCCCGGGCTCCAGCAGGACGCCGGCGCCGAGCCCGTCGCCGGGCGGCTGAAGATCCGGGTCGGCAGCCACTCCGTCACCTACCGCGGTGCCGTACGGGTCTCCCGGCGGGACGACGGCACCTACGTCGTCGAGGGCGAGGCGGAGGAGTCGCGCGGCAGCGGCTCGGTCGCACTCACCCTGCGGATCGCCCTGCGGGATGCGGAGGACGGCTGCACCGTCACGTACGACGGCACGGCGTCCGCCGACGGACGGATCAAGGACCTTCCCGCGGAGACGGTGGAGGGCGCCGTCACCCGGCTGCTGAACCGTTTCGCGGAGCACCTGGCCACGGCGGCCACCCATGACGCGAAGGACGCGGACGGCACGGACGGCGAGCGTGCTGGGGCCGGAGCCGAGGAGCGGACCCCTGCCGACCCCGGTCTCACCGAGGAGCCCCCTCCCC contains these protein-coding regions:
- a CDS encoding pyridoxal phosphate-dependent aminotransferase → MTGMTSSARPLLNRRLAEFGTTIFAEMSALALSTGAINLGQGFPDTDGPEEIREAAVRALRDGRGNQYPPGPGVPELRTAVTAHQQRRYGLSYDPDTEVLVTAGATEAIAAALLALLEPGDEVIAFEPYYDSYAACIAMAGGRRVPVTLRAHEDEGRFRLDLDELRDAVTDRTRLLLINTPHNPTGTVLTRAELAAIAELAVERDLLVVTDEVYEHLVFDDAEHVPLATFPGMRERTVTISSSGKTFSFTGWKVGWVTGAPELVTAVRSAKQYLTYVSAGPFQYAVAEALSLPESYFTGFHADMLTKRDLLAAGLAEAGFRVYRPSGTYFITTDIRPLGESDGFAFCRGLPERAGVVAIPNAVFYDHREEGAPFVRFAFCKRTEVLQEAVKRLKA
- a CDS encoding polyamine aminopropyltransferase — its product is MIEPHAPAPPGCPPPRSAPGDSIGPARLPVRPGTGRFLVLAGVFVCAACGLVYELELVALASYLMGDSVTQASVVLSVMVFAMGIGSLGAKRLRPLAAAGFGAVEAALALVGGCSAMALYAVFAWTGDWGGMWANGPRCLLVAFSLATGLLIGAEVPLLMELIQRIRRQDAGGAVADLSAADYVGALVGGLAFPFLLLPFLGQLTGALLTGAVNAVVGGALVLGLFRRDLTRRARWLLLLGNALVLTILATAAVLVDDFERAARQAVYGGDVRVALRTGVQEVVLTGGTHGRPLALFLDGRLRVSERDELRYHEALVHPAMNGPHARVLILGGGDGLAAREVLRHPGVERVDVVELDAEVVRLARTDPALSALNEHAFGDPRVHVRTEDAFGRLRGATPAAYDVVVSDLPDPRITASTKLYSQEFYGLARRVLAPGGRLVVHTGPVASGPRVHWTVEATLRAAGLRTAPYGTGGRRTASDAGPDRAPADRSRAPRDWRFVLAARTDPRLGLDPDGPRPGVLTEASLAAGERAARGTRIAGLSASTLVHPRY
- a CDS encoding SRPBCC domain-containing protein, with translation MEHEVFVPVPAERLREVLDDPARVARAVPGLQQDAGAEPVAGRLKIRVGSHSVTYRGAVRVSRRDDGTYVVEGEAEESRGSGSVALTLRIALRDAEDGCTVTYDGTASADGRIKDLPAETVEGAVTRLLNRFAEHLATAATHDAKDADGTDGERAGAGAEERTPADPGLTEEPPPPARPSAFGSDRPASSFGHADEEHEEDEEGEGGEEGIAEAAHARRTMIGRSAEEVDHAPPRGRYAPVPAPQTVSPTAPLRWAAPAAALAVASAIVAVRALRRRR
- a CDS encoding DUF2617 family protein gives rise to the protein MLTTLNTSYTDTRAADLAWALGREPLPALAVLDLELADTRLQLRLLGASHQVLLEEERGSCSETVACIAGSSTPLPLGVAKRVGDWEYEFAARVEVLSPGSFAGRAQELLALVSDHPHGLVGVFPGSPYAFTALLAQHHEGQVRWRTWHAYPQDGQLVATRTKVGVRVPAAVSVG